In the Chiloscyllium plagiosum isolate BGI_BamShark_2017 chromosome 15, ASM401019v2, whole genome shotgun sequence genome, one interval contains:
- the slc25a5 gene encoding ADP/ATP translocase 2: MATDKLVSFAKDFLAGGVAAAISKTAVAPIERVKLLLQVQHASKQIAVEQQYKGIIDCVVRIPREQGFMSFWRGNLANVIRYFPTQALNFAFKDVYKQMFLGGIDKKQFWRYFAGNLASGGAAGATSLCFVYPLDFARTRLAADVGKSATEREFTGLGNCLTKIFKSDGFRGLYQGFNVSVQGIIIYRAAYFGIYDTAKGMLPDPKNTHIVVSWMIAQTVTAVAGVTSYPFDTVRRRMMMQSGRKGADIMYKGTVDCWRKIFRDEGGRAFFKGAWSNVLRGMGGAFVLVLYDEFKKFV, from the exons atggcaactGATAAGCTTGTAAGTTTCGCTAAGGATTTCCTCGCTGGCGGCGTGGCTGCTGCAATTTCCAAGACAGCGGTGGCTCCTATCGAGAGAGTGAAGCTCCTGCTGCAG GTGCAACATGCAAGCAAACAGATTGCTGTCGAACAGCAATACAAGGGGATCATCGACTGTGTTGTACGCATTCCGAGAGAGCAAGGTTTCATGTCCTTTTGGCGTGGTAATTTGGCCAATGTGATCAGATACTTCCCCACCCAGGCACTGAACTTTGCTTTCAAAGATGTGTACAAGCAGATGTTCCTTGGTGGAATTGACAAGAAACAATTCTGGCGTTACTTTGCTGGTAATCTGGCTTCTGGTGGTGCTGCTGGTGCTACATCGCTCTGCTTTGTCTACCCCCTTGACTTTGCCCGAACACGTCTGGCTGCTGATGTTGGAAAATCTGCCACAGAGCGGGAGTTCACAGGGTTGGGTAACTGTCTTACCAAGATCTTCAAGTCAGATGGCTTCAGGGGGCTGTACCAAGGCTTCAATGTGTCTGTACAAGGCATCATCATTTACAGAGCTGCGTACTTTGGCATCTATGATACTGCTAAAG GAATGCTCCCTGACCCTAAGAACACTCACATTGTGGTCAGTTGGATGATAGCTCAGACAGTGACTGCTGTTGCTGGTGTGACTTCCTATCCATTTGACACAGTTCGTCGTCGTATGATGATGCAGTCTGGTCGGAAAGGAG CTGATATCATGTACAAAGGAACAGTTGACTGCTGGAGGAAGATCTTTCGGGATGAGGGTGGCAGAGCTTTCTTCAAGGGTGCCTGGTCCAATGTGCTCAGAGGCATGGGTGGTGCTTTTGTGCTGGTCTTGTATGATGAATTCAAGAAGTTTGTCTAA